In Saccharothrix violaceirubra, the following are encoded in one genomic region:
- a CDS encoding cytochrome P450, translating into MSDASDKHYLDLLESMTANPGDGVFRRGRGQVFVMDADLARAVLRNDGDRYVDHSDFFYSRTTAVTDRDAQVALGRAGRAFLQDFVDRSRSRLPSLVDRCLRERVPWPDAANLLLLRYFADAFAGEPNLRVLVADIVRRGVRVRGPERHDPVSRAWFRRRVGRALRAALVRASDDELLGVLARAAPGEPPAALAEVYLSFLFATVGATGFLLAWSVYLLGEHPDQRDRPPSWVVRESLRLWPVAWAFGRKPRHPHRLGAERVTVTDEVVACPYLVHRDPRQWPDADEFRPDRWSGQVTGGFIPFGHGPHACTGAGLATGLVEELVGLLHEGRDLVVTSRGVLPRVGASLAPPEFTVTAVRTATPVGRR; encoded by the coding sequence TGATGGACGCGGACCTCGCGCGGGCCGTGCTGCGCAACGACGGCGACCGGTACGTCGACCACTCGGACTTCTTCTACTCCCGCACCACGGCGGTCACCGACCGTGACGCCCAGGTCGCCCTCGGCCGGGCCGGGCGGGCGTTCCTCCAGGACTTCGTCGACCGGTCGCGGTCGAGGCTGCCTTCGCTCGTCGACCGGTGCCTGCGTGAGCGCGTGCCGTGGCCGGACGCGGCGAACCTGTTGCTGCTGCGGTACTTCGCGGACGCGTTCGCCGGTGAACCAAACCTGCGGGTACTGGTCGCCGACATCGTCCGGCGGGGCGTGCGCGTGCGCGGACCCGAGCGGCACGACCCGGTATCCCGTGCCTGGTTCCGCCGCCGTGTGGGGCGAGCGTTGCGTGCCGCCCTTGTCCGCGCCTCGGATGACGAACTGCTCGGCGTGCTGGCCCGTGCCGCGCCTGGTGAACCCCCGGCCGCGCTCGCCGAGGTGTACCTGAGCTTCCTGTTCGCGACCGTGGGCGCGACCGGTTTCCTGCTGGCGTGGTCGGTGTACCTGCTCGGCGAACACCCCGACCAACGGGACCGGCCTCCGTCGTGGGTGGTCCGCGAGTCGCTACGGCTGTGGCCCGTGGCGTGGGCGTTCGGCCGCAAGCCCCGCCACCCGCACCGCCTGGGCGCGGAACGGGTCACGGTCACCGACGAGGTCGTCGCGTGCCCGTACCTCGTGCACCGCGATCCCCGGCAGTGGCCCGACGCCGACGAGTTCCGCCCGGACCGCTGGTCGGGCCAGGTGACCGGCGGCTTCATCCCGTTCGGGCACGGCCCGCACGCGTGCACGGGCGCGGGCCTGGCGACCGGGCTGGTCGAGGAACTGGTCGGGTTGCTGCACGAGGGACGCGACCTCGTCGTCACGTCACGCGGCGTACTCCCCCGGGTGGGCGCTTCGCTCGCGCCGCCCGAGTTCACCGTGACCGCCGTCCGCACCGCGACTCCGGTCGGAAGGAGGTGA